The following DNA comes from Girardinichthys multiradiatus isolate DD_20200921_A chromosome 2, DD_fGirMul_XY1, whole genome shotgun sequence.
GCATACTTAGTGAGTCTGGAGCAGGCAATGCCCCCTGCTGTTCGGCCATACGCATCTTCAAGTCACAAATGGTTTTGCTCCACTGTCTGAAGTACGTTTGGGGCATAATTGAAATTGTGTCACAAAGAAAGTTTAAGAAGCATTTGTGACTTACAGCAGCAGATCCATCCAGTTGTGTTCACTGATTTGTGATTGTGTTAAGGAAAAAAATAGTTTCTGGGAAGATGTTAATACAGATGTGTGAATTTGTTTTGTGCCATTTACTTTGGATCAATTggagcaaaactgtgaatgtaAGAAGTTTTTGATGTGTCATTCTCAGAATGCAATGTGTGTATTTGTACTTAAGAATCTGAAGAGCTTTAACTGTTTTGTAATTGTAAATGACAGAATAAATTCTATAACACCTATAGCATTTCTCTCTGTTGCTTCAAATTTACAGTTACGATGCACAAATCGTTTTGTCCCAGAATTACCTACATACTGGAGCCTCCATTCCAACTTGAACTATCAGACAGATTCGGTAGAGCAGCACTGGATCTGTTCACCTCACAGGAAAGCGTGCAGTGCCAACTGTGGTTCCTGTGGCCTGATACCAGCTACGTGGAGGTAGACTCCATTTTCTGTCCATTTGCCTGTGTATTGTCATTTCTCCAGCACCTGATGAACAGAAACTTCACTTTTAGCACAATTAAAACAGATGCTGCAGCTTTTTCCTCCTGTCATGAGGGTTTTGGTGACAGAACCATCTTTAACCCCCCACTGATGTGAAAAAATTTAGTATCATAGTGTCATTCAACAGCAAGGCAACACAATACCCCCACGGTCCCCCACCTCTAAAACGAATATGGCGCCACTGTCTTAATCCAAGAAAGGGAAACAGGCTACCAAAgacaagaaaagaaagaaagggagagaAGATCAATGGAGGGGAAGCAGCTGGTTACTCATTTGTTTGGAAAAGAGGCAGGCAGCACAACAGAGCTAACACACAGTTTGAGCTAATCAGCAGCAGTTGTCAAGTTAAAGGAATAGAATAATTATTATCATGAATTCTTCAGCATCAAACGTTATCACCACAGATCATCTGACACTAATATGTCATATGACACTTCGACTTGACAGTAAAAAATTGACtgctttttattatattttacccCTTACCAAGGTATTGAGGTAGCAAATATTCAAACTTGAAGGCCCTAATGAGTgatcaatacatttttaatacaaactggtataaaagatatttctaaaaaaaacaccttgtgTAATCTTGGCTGTAGTTTGCTTCATTGCTTACATTTTAGCAGAAAAGGCTGCGTCccgtcaacagattctcccacctaagctttggatctctgcagatcctccaCAATTACGAGGGGCCTCGTGGCTGCTACCTTGATCAATGTTCTCCTTGTCAGAcgtgtcagtttaggtggacgggtATGTCTTGGTAAATGTTTATGCACTACTTCGTGTCAGCCTTTGTGGAATATTTACCAGACTGGACTTAGCTTTTCAGAACTCCAACCTCATCCCCCTTTTTTaataagttatttttaaaaggaacaTCTCCTTAGGTTACTCTGCATATGCAGTTGTATATCGATTCAAAGTTAATTTTAACCTAAATCTCAGTTTGCCCAGAAACATCATATGCAGGCACATGCAAATAAATGGAAGAAACCTCATCTTTGTTCTGAAGAATTAGGCTCTGATGGTACTGGTTTGAGCAGCGATGTTGTTCCTGGTCCAGCCACATGGGGCACGAACAAAGACACGTTTCTGCAACTCTCAACAGTAGCTATGTGGGGGGTAACTCCCGCTACCTGGAGGCACGCAAAAAGGCGTCCAGTGCTGGCAGCTCCTACGCTGTCCTCTTTTAGGCAAGGGGAAAACCCCTTCATTTAACGTGAATCATGTTCCGGGAGCTCTCTAGCTCAGAGAGAAAAAGTTTCAAGATACTCTTGTCTTACTTACCCCTTTCTGCATGAACAGTGGATTACTTGGACAGCAGATCATGCTTAACTTTGGGTGCTCTCGATCACCGGGCACCAGAACGGAAGAACCCAGTGTTCTCTGTATGAGTCCAGTTTtaacatgaatatttttgctGCTTTCAGGCCAGAGACCGGAAGGTGGTTGGAGATCTGGTTGGAGCCCAACATCACACCTCTTCTGCTCGCATTCTCAACATCGTGGCCACAGTCCTGGCAACTTTATGCATCTGTATTACCGTAATTGTGCTCCTTGTTTCGGCTGTGGAAGCACGCGGTATTCAAGCTACCATCCCTCATATAATCACTACTACTAACCAAATTTCATACGAGATGAGGGTGtaccaaaataaaatcagtagTACTAGTAGTAAGGTCTAAGGGAGTAAATAGGAAATTCATTTCTATAATGTTTGCTTATATAAAATATGCAGTGTGTCTTAGCTCAGACGAAAAGCTTGTttcataataaaagaaaaaaacctaaataacaTTGCATAGTATGTTTGAATTTTCTCTTGTGTCAAGAAGAAAATGAGCTGCTTTCTATCGTTTTGTCCTTCTGATTGTGGGCCTAACATAAGATACAATTTATAAACACAGCACAAAGGTATGGACATGTACAAAATACCATTAGTGTCAAAAACCACTTATGTTTCAGTTAATATATGAAAAGGAGTGACATTCATCTCATATTCTTGGCCCCACAGATTGAAAGTTTTGGGGAACATGAATGTTGCTTTTAATGTGACTTAAAATAAGTAGGAAATGTGGTCTTCTTTACAGAGCACTATGTCACATTTTCAGAAATAATTTCCTTTCTAAGAACAGGATCTAAACAAACATATGAAAAAGATAGCTGGTTCATCAGGATCTTAGCCAGCTCTTAAAGCAGTGAATGGTAGAAAAAGCTAATAGATGGATGCAAGGTGGTTGAGATCAGATAGTAAATACTAATTGAAGATATGATGCTAATTGACAGATATCTTTGTCTAAATTAATGTTCAGAACTTCATGTTGGTAGATAAAATATAGTTCAgaacatgtaaataaaaagatatGGAAATGAATTATTTTCATCTTAACCGGTGTGAACTGAACTTTAAAGCAGTTCACACAGTTCACAATTATTGTGAGGGGTAGACCTCTGCAACAGTCAGTGGAAAAATACAGAACACCGTTAACCTCAGACATCCTCAATATAAAAGAGACACAGATGTCTGTAGTCACCTCTTTCAACAGCCACTGACTTTACAGGAATGGCATCAGGTCAAGCTGCAGAGGCAGTTACAATGCTGGAGATGAGAAATGATGGACGTCCTGGACAACATCAGCAGAATCCAATGGTGCAATACTCCACTTTGGAGGTCACAACTGAGCGTCCCAGGGATCACATCATCTGGTCGCTGTGCTGCTTCGTCTATGGAAATCCCTTCTGCCTTGGACTGGCTGCTCTCATCTTCTCCATCAAGGTTAGTTTCTACGCTTCTTCTGAAATAATGTCAGtagaatgaaaaaacaaattaataaatagaatgcagaataaatattaatatagaAATATTTCTAAGATTCTTTGTGAAACTGgataatttaaattgttttttaattaatttgttttggtgctTGCAGGCCAGCGATCGGAAGGTGGTTGGAGATATAGAGGGCGCTCGGCACTACAGCTCCACCGCTTGTTCCCTAAACATCGCAGCAACAGttcttgttttcatcatttgaTTTGATCAATAGATTTgttcttcaataaatcttcTTATCATGCCTTCGtgtgttttattaatataaCGGACCAAATGAGTGTGAACAGGTCATACAAACAGTCATTGTAATATGCTCTCATTTTCATAACGgcaagtttttattttggtaattacaacctgttggaataattgaataaagatttgtcttatattgttcctattctttaacttgactatttgattatataacctttcatgatgtttgtatgAGTAAAGAATGTGATGAGTTGTCtacaggcaaagatcataaatggagctgagcttgcagaaaatgaagcagtccagttgagaaggtcataaagatgaaggctgatggCGCTGAACAAACAACACACTGATCctaagattggaggagactgtggaagtgtgttgttaaaagtgCTGTTCAGAGTGGTGCAGGATCTGTAAATGAACATATCttgaccgttctcctcgcagcgagaataataactaattctttgtctctctcttctttttgtgttgttataagtattgtaggttgttaaaacctgacattaatttggtacttcgagagccggattccaactacgcctgatgattccagcgggtcgatagactccaggaaaagaccgtgcgcacggctgtcttcatcagggagacacacagaccctttccgggactggatttcggcccgcccgctgggatcTGAcagctgacggaactctgagagagaggagaggacaaagtggtgagtgaatttggatttaaaaagtgtgacgaatgactgggggtcattgcgtgaaataaaaaaaccctGTACATCCTAggcactaacaggtaacagcagtgcgccggagtcctGCTTAAAGATTAAGGTGAAATACTAAAAATTCTGTGTTtaaaggacggcggagtcctgagaagtattaagaagtaatactgaaaattccacatttaaatgtgtgcatgtgaggaatgaatggagtatttaaaccactaggttttgcctcataccaaaacagtgggattgtaagtgactaacttttgtggaagcaaaggcaagattTCTCCACTCgtaagagttgaagtgagaattaccacaaaaggagatttttctgtcaccctactgagcagaatattccagtatttagaataccctaggtatttatatgctggaccaaatttaaataaaaaaaatatatatgggAAAAGGGGtgagtaaaataaactaaaaatgaataataatgcaaagattggaaatttatggaagcacaggatcaaattaaaatattaaaattaaaaatatttaggtaaatggataaccacatataattATGATGGTCGATTAAACTCTCAAAAATTAGTCAATatacaggatgcaataattaaaagaacaaaacataacccaagaaaaatggacaaagaaggttatgaggatgtagattattggttaaaagtaactaaaaagagagagatgtgatgcaggagataagaa
Coding sequences within:
- the LOC124883199 gene encoding dispanin subfamily A member 2b-like, translating into MASGQAAEAVTMLEMRNDGRPGQHQQNPMVQYSTLEVTTERPRDHIIWSLCCFVYGNPFCLGLAALIFSIKASDRKVVGDIEGARHYSSTACSLNIAATVLVFII